The Polynucleobacter necessarius genome window below encodes:
- the dnaE gene encoding DNA polymerase III subunit alpha, whose protein sequence is MASPSFVHLRIHSEFSITDGVVRIDDAVAAAVKDEMGAFAITDLSNLFGLVRFYTAARSSGIKPIAGADVWISNPQDPDQPHRLLLLVQNHSGYLNLCEVLSRASLENQARGRAEIAAAWFSEPATKAEDKAAKRTLSHGLIALSGAHMGEIGSALLAGQDDQAKMIARRYEKLFPNSFYIEVQRGGNPQDEKQLQLACHLASELDLPVVATHPVQFMQRSDFTAHEVRVCIAEGELLGNPRRSKKFNEEQYFLTQEEMEKRFADLPTALANSVEIAKRCNLSLVLGQPRLPDFPTPPGMILDEYLLAQSAVGLERHMERNFPDPEERSKEMARYHERLVFEVKTISQMGFPGYFLIVADFINWAKNNGVPVGPGRGSGAGSLVAYSLGITDLDPLRYNLLFERFLNPERVSMPDFDIDFCQHGRDRVIQYVKDKYGKDAVSQIATFGTMAARAAIRDVGRVLEQGYNFVDGIAKLVPNKPGQYMTIEMAKKEEKQLAEREKNEDEVRQLLSLAQQLEGITRNVGMHAGGVLIAPGRLTDFCPLYTQETKDQDNSSVMSQFDKDDVEAIGLVKFDFLGLTTLTILAAAERWIKALHADRKDWNIGDIPLDDDKAFDVLKRANTVAVFQLESRGMQGMLREAKPDRFEDIIALVALYRPGPMDLIPDFIERKHGRQKVEYPDPRIEPVLRETYGIMVYQEQVMQMAQLIGGYSLGGADMLRRAMGKKKPEEMAQHRKIFSDGAKAGGMSESKTNEIYDLMERFAGYGFNKSHATAYALLAYQTAWLKAYYPAEFMAANLSLAMDDTDKVKILYDDCLANHIRVFSPDINTGVYEFTPLRASDAAPDSPIRHIRYGLGAVRGTGETAIESIVKAREAGGPFKDLFDFCARVDRRQVNRRAIEALMRAGAFDSLYRDSIPAGGSLYDIRSTLLAFLARAIEAAEQAEASIHQVSLFDVTDEETYHLPELMREPVWSEKKRLQEEKTALGLCLTGHLFDAYREETSHFIRQSLAKITEGKDQLIAGIITSARMLTGQRGRMMIATIDDGTAALEITLYSEVYEPNRSWLKEDELLVAKVNVTPDKFSGGMRIVSGAVMDITGARMRFARNVHVCIDNAIDIKLLRNQINPYLMINRVRDPKLGGHTLAAPGSNDGMKGLMLTAAVTTSGGACLMQFPEELRIYPDDACLHSLTQILASKQTDPVQVQYH, encoded by the coding sequence ATGGCTTCACCCAGTTTTGTACATCTTCGCATTCATTCTGAGTTTTCAATAACGGATGGAGTCGTGCGCATTGATGATGCAGTGGCAGCTGCAGTCAAAGACGAGATGGGCGCATTTGCCATTACGGATCTCAGTAATTTATTTGGCTTGGTACGGTTTTATACCGCTGCACGGTCTAGTGGTATCAAGCCCATTGCAGGAGCAGATGTTTGGATTAGTAATCCTCAGGACCCAGACCAGCCCCATCGTTTATTACTCTTAGTACAAAACCATTCTGGTTATCTCAATTTATGTGAAGTGCTAAGTAGAGCATCCTTAGAGAATCAAGCGCGTGGTCGGGCCGAAATAGCTGCGGCATGGTTTAGTGAGCCAGCAACTAAAGCTGAGGATAAAGCTGCTAAGCGGACTTTATCTCATGGATTAATTGCTCTGTCTGGAGCACATATGGGTGAAATTGGCTCAGCGCTATTGGCTGGTCAGGACGATCAAGCCAAGATGATTGCAAGACGTTACGAAAAACTGTTCCCAAACTCTTTTTATATTGAGGTTCAGCGCGGTGGTAATCCCCAAGACGAGAAGCAATTGCAGTTAGCGTGCCATCTTGCCAGTGAACTCGATTTACCGGTTGTAGCAACACACCCTGTGCAGTTTATGCAGAGAAGTGACTTCACAGCGCATGAGGTCCGCGTTTGTATCGCTGAAGGTGAATTGCTCGGTAATCCACGTCGCAGCAAAAAATTTAATGAAGAGCAGTATTTCTTGACACAAGAAGAGATGGAAAAGCGTTTTGCAGATTTGCCGACTGCCCTGGCAAACTCTGTAGAAATTGCGAAACGTTGCAATCTTTCATTAGTTCTAGGCCAACCGCGTCTGCCAGATTTTCCAACGCCACCAGGCATGATTCTGGATGAGTATCTGTTAGCACAATCTGCAGTAGGTTTAGAGCGACATATGGAGCGTAACTTCCCAGATCCCGAGGAACGTTCGAAAGAAATGGCGCGCTATCACGAGCGTCTTGTGTTTGAGGTCAAGACAATTTCACAAATGGGCTTTCCTGGCTATTTCTTGATCGTGGCAGATTTTATTAACTGGGCAAAAAATAATGGCGTACCAGTTGGTCCTGGCCGCGGATCTGGTGCAGGTTCTCTAGTGGCCTATTCGCTGGGCATTACGGATCTTGACCCATTGCGTTACAACTTACTCTTTGAGCGTTTTCTTAATCCTGAGCGGGTATCGATGCCAGACTTTGATATCGACTTCTGTCAACATGGTCGCGACCGTGTCATACAGTACGTTAAAGATAAGTACGGCAAAGATGCGGTAAGTCAAATTGCTACCTTTGGAACTATGGCTGCTAGAGCGGCGATACGAGACGTAGGACGCGTATTGGAGCAGGGGTATAACTTCGTTGATGGGATTGCCAAGCTAGTGCCGAATAAGCCAGGCCAATACATGACGATTGAAATGGCTAAGAAAGAAGAAAAGCAATTAGCGGAACGTGAAAAAAATGAAGATGAAGTGCGTCAATTGCTTTCCTTGGCACAGCAATTGGAGGGCATTACTCGTAACGTCGGTATGCATGCCGGTGGCGTATTGATTGCTCCAGGGCGACTAACCGATTTTTGTCCTCTCTACACGCAAGAAACCAAAGATCAAGATAACAGTTCTGTCATGAGTCAATTTGATAAAGATGACGTTGAGGCGATTGGCTTGGTGAAGTTCGACTTCTTGGGCTTGACTACTTTGACCATTTTGGCCGCAGCTGAGCGTTGGATTAAAGCGCTTCATGCTGATCGTAAAGATTGGAATATCGGTGATATCCCGCTTGATGATGATAAAGCCTTTGATGTTCTCAAACGCGCCAATACCGTCGCTGTGTTTCAGTTGGAAAGCCGCGGCATGCAAGGCATGCTTCGTGAAGCCAAACCAGATCGCTTTGAAGATATCATTGCTTTAGTAGCCCTGTATCGTCCAGGTCCGATGGATCTGATCCCTGACTTTATTGAGCGCAAGCATGGTCGTCAAAAAGTTGAGTACCCAGATCCTCGCATCGAGCCTGTTCTGCGAGAGACCTACGGCATCATGGTCTATCAAGAGCAGGTGATGCAGATGGCGCAGTTGATTGGCGGCTACTCGCTAGGTGGTGCCGATATGTTACGACGCGCGATGGGTAAGAAAAAGCCAGAGGAGATGGCGCAACATCGCAAAATTTTTAGTGATGGTGCAAAAGCAGGCGGCATGTCTGAAAGTAAGACTAATGAGATCTATGACTTGATGGAGCGCTTTGCAGGCTATGGGTTTAATAAGTCTCATGCTACTGCATATGCACTCCTCGCCTATCAAACTGCTTGGCTCAAAGCGTATTACCCCGCTGAATTTATGGCGGCCAACTTATCACTCGCCATGGATGACACCGATAAGGTGAAGATTTTGTATGACGATTGTTTGGCGAATCATATTCGCGTGTTCTCACCCGATATTAATACGGGAGTTTACGAGTTCACTCCGTTGCGCGCTTCGGATGCTGCGCCGGATTCACCTATTAGGCATATTCGTTATGGTTTGGGTGCTGTGCGGGGTACTGGTGAGACGGCAATTGAGTCGATTGTTAAAGCTCGTGAGGCTGGTGGACCCTTTAAAGATTTATTCGATTTCTGCGCTCGCGTAGATCGTCGTCAAGTCAATCGTCGTGCAATTGAGGCTTTGATGCGCGCCGGTGCTTTTGATAGCTTGTATCGCGACTCTATTCCTGCAGGTGGTAGTTTGTATGACATTCGCTCAACCTTACTTGCATTCCTCGCGCGGGCAATTGAAGCAGCAGAGCAAGCGGAAGCATCAATACACCAGGTGAGTTTGTTTGATGTGACTGACGAAGAGACTTATCATCTTCCAGAGTTGATGCGCGAGCCAGTCTGGTCGGAGAAAAAGCGCCTGCAAGAAGAAAAGACTGCCCTAGGTCTGTGCTTAACTGGTCATCTATTTGATGCATATCGTGAAGAGACTTCTCACTTCATTCGTCAGTCGTTAGCAAAAATTACCGAAGGTAAAGATCAACTGATTGCCGGCATTATCACTTCGGCACGAATGCTCACTGGCCAACGTGGCCGTATGATGATTGCTACGATAGATGATGGCACTGCGGCACTTGAAATTACGCTTTATAGCGAAGTTTACGAACCCAATCGTTCATGGTTAAAAGAAGACGAACTCTTAGTAGCCAAGGTAAACGTTACTCCAGATAAATTCTCTGGAGGTATGCGTATCGTTTCTGGCGCAGTGATGGATATAACAGGCGCTCGTATGCGTTTTGCGCGTAACGTGCATGTCTGTATTGATAATGCGATTGATATCAAGCTCCTTCGTAATCAAATTAATCCCTATTTGATGATTAACCGCGTAAGGGATCCAAAGTTGGGCGGTCATACTTTAGCAGCGCCCGGATCAAACGATGGCATGAAAGGCTTAATGTTGACCGCTGCCGTAACAACCAGTGGTGGGGCATGCTTAATGCAATTCCCAGAAGAATTGCGTATTTACCCAGACGATGCTTGTTTGCACAGTCTGACTCAAATCTTAGCTTCCAAGCAAACAGATCCCGTACAGGTTCAATACCACTAA